Proteins encoded within one genomic window of Companilactobacillus zhachilii:
- a CDS encoding inositol monophosphatase family protein: MQVDSKEIDAFLVELLTKVGKFLREDSIKKMSVATKKNRNDLVTNFDKKTEQYINGKIKDAYPEATIVSEEGYGDLVKDMSGLVFFVDPIDGTMNFVKRGDNFASMIGAYIDGEPLNGAIIDVMSNEIYHGGKEIGLFINDRKIDNPKNLPLVEGLVDVSAPMALANKFAVQDVIKKSSGFRVYGSAGIIFGHLLTGKEVMYMSYLAPWDLAAGRVMCEAAGMSVVSIDGAPINMLESQVVIVGTQKVVSEALKTLKAR, translated from the coding sequence ATGCAAGTAGATAGTAAAGAAATTGATGCTTTTTTAGTTGAATTGCTTACTAAAGTTGGCAAGTTTCTTCGAGAAGACTCAATTAAAAAGATGTCAGTTGCAACTAAAAAAAATCGTAACGACTTAGTAACTAATTTTGACAAGAAAACTGAGCAATATATCAATGGTAAAATTAAGGATGCTTATCCTGAGGCTACAATCGTCAGTGAAGAGGGTTATGGCGATTTGGTCAAAGATATGTCAGGCCTGGTTTTCTTTGTCGATCCTATTGATGGAACAATGAATTTTGTTAAACGCGGAGATAATTTTGCATCAATGATTGGCGCTTACATTGACGGTGAACCATTAAATGGTGCTATCATAGACGTTATGAGTAATGAAATTTATCACGGTGGCAAAGAAATTGGTTTGTTTATCAATGATCGAAAAATTGATAATCCAAAGAATTTGCCCTTGGTGGAAGGTTTGGTTGATGTATCTGCTCCAATGGCTTTGGCAAATAAGTTTGCTGTTCAAGACGTCATTAAAAAGAGCAGTGGCTTTCGCGTTTACGGTAGTGCCGGAATTATTTTCGGTCATCTGTTGACTGGCAAAGAAGTCATGTATATGTCATACTTAGCACCATGGGATTTAGCCGCTGGACGCGTTATGTGTGAGGCAGCAGGGATGAGTGTCGTAAGTATTGACGGTGCCCCAATAAATATGTTAGAATCACAAGTCGTAATAGTTGGTACTCAGAAAGTTGTTTCTGAAGCACTAAAGACACTTAAAGCGCGTTAG
- a CDS encoding UPF0223 family protein, with product MQENYSYPLDEAWTQADIVTVIALYNAVEKAYESGVKRDEFLQKYRSFQQVVPMKMEQKRLDREFELESGYSIYQVFKQCQQAKNSEKVRIRNASR from the coding sequence ATGCAAGAGAATTATAGTTATCCACTTGATGAAGCCTGGACGCAAGCAGATATTGTGACTGTGATTGCATTGTATAATGCGGTAGAAAAAGCTTATGAGTCTGGTGTTAAGAGGGATGAATTTTTGCAGAAGTATCGCTCATTTCAACAGGTTGTTCCAATGAAAATGGAACAAAAGCGTTTGGATCGGGAATTTGAACTAGAGTCTGGTTATTCAATTTATCAAGTTTTCAAACAATGTCAACAAGCAAAAAATAGTGAGAAAGTCAGGATTCGAAATGCAAGTAGATAG
- the coaD gene encoding pantetheine-phosphate adenylyltransferase, with amino-acid sequence MSQKIGLFVGSFDPITYGHLDIIRRAAKLFDKLYVAPMTNTSKKYLFTYEEKKAFIEKEITDLDNVEVVDAKGELTVKLAEKLGVNFLVRSMRTADDFKYESGVAAINQILDKKIETIFLLANSKYATISSSMMKEVASFGGDISGFVPPAVAQALIEKYRKD; translated from the coding sequence ATGTCACAAAAGATTGGACTTTTTGTGGGAAGTTTTGACCCTATTACTTATGGTCATTTGGATATTATTCGTCGAGCAGCCAAGTTGTTTGACAAATTGTATGTTGCACCAATGACTAATACTTCCAAGAAGTACTTGTTTACTTATGAAGAGAAAAAAGCTTTCATTGAAAAAGAGATAACTGATTTGGACAACGTTGAAGTGGTTGATGCCAAAGGTGAATTAACTGTTAAGTTGGCTGAAAAGCTGGGTGTCAACTTCTTGGTACGTTCTATGCGAACAGCGGATGATTTTAAATATGAATCTGGTGTTGCGGCCATTAATCAGATTTTAGATAAGAAAATTGAAACTATATTTCTGCTAGCAAATAGCAAGTATGCTACGATATCTTCATCAATGATGAAAGAAGTGGCAAGTTTTGGCGGGGATATTTCAGGCTTTGTTCCTCCGGCAGTGGCACAAGCGTTGATAGAGAAGTATAGGAAGGACTAG
- a CDS encoding FtsW/RodA/SpoVE family cell cycle protein encodes MKKLRKIDLWIVVPYILLLGIGIVMVYSASFYNALVAGGKTDQYLIKQAIYAVLGLFLCYITFMLKEKILKNQRILSIVMLVTVLSLFYLLARAYLVPSSRINGASAWINLGFFNFQPLELSKLFLIMFLALVLTNKQNRLIKKQGWREVFREVFQPLIVVGSIIIMVLLQPDIGGALILSLITLVLVSSSTIPGRLIAELSGTLLVLFTSMIVVITKFPPGFVKHNYAYQRFLAMQHPFLLEQKAGAQLVNSFYAISNGGIFGVGLGNSIQKRGYLPEPHTDFIMSIVSEELGFVGVALILGLLLIMILRMISLGFRSKKTYNSLVYYGVATMILAQIILNVGGLLGLIPLTGVTLPFISYGGSSMLILSVALGIVLNLETTAKFEKMKKR; translated from the coding sequence GTGAAAAAATTAAGGAAAATCGACTTATGGATAGTTGTTCCATATATCTTGCTTTTGGGTATTGGAATCGTCATGGTTTATTCGGCCAGTTTTTATAATGCCTTAGTTGCTGGTGGTAAAACTGATCAGTATTTGATAAAACAAGCCATTTACGCAGTATTGGGTCTTTTTCTGTGTTACATAACATTTATGCTAAAAGAGAAAATACTTAAAAATCAGCGGATTTTGAGCATTGTGATGCTGGTTACAGTGTTGTCGCTCTTTTATTTGTTAGCTAGAGCCTACTTGGTACCTAGCAGTCGTATTAATGGGGCTTCGGCATGGATTAACTTAGGTTTTTTCAACTTTCAACCGCTTGAGTTATCTAAGCTGTTTTTAATAATGTTTTTAGCACTGGTTTTGACAAATAAGCAAAATCGTTTGATTAAAAAACAAGGTTGGCGTGAAGTATTTCGCGAAGTTTTTCAACCTTTGATTGTTGTTGGTTCAATCATTATCATGGTTCTATTACAGCCTGATATTGGTGGTGCGTTGATTTTATCATTGATTACTTTAGTTTTAGTATCGTCATCAACTATTCCCGGTCGTTTGATTGCAGAATTAAGTGGAACTTTACTTGTCTTATTTACTAGTATGATTGTAGTAATAACGAAGTTCCCACCCGGGTTTGTGAAACATAACTATGCGTACCAACGGTTTTTAGCTATGCAACATCCATTCTTATTGGAACAAAAGGCCGGAGCACAATTAGTTAATTCATTTTATGCTATTAGTAACGGTGGTATTTTCGGTGTTGGATTGGGAAATAGTATCCAAAAGCGTGGCTATTTACCGGAGCCGCACACTGATTTTATTATGTCGATTGTGAGTGAAGAGCTGGGTTTTGTCGGTGTGGCATTAATTCTAGGATTGTTGTTGATTATGATTCTTAGAATGATTTCTTTAGGCTTTAGATCTAAGAAGACTTACAATTCGTTAGTTTATTATGGTGTTGCAACGATGATCTTGGCCCAAATTATTTTAAACGTCGGTGGCTTGCTCGGCTTGATTCCATTGACCGGTGTTACCTTGCCATTTATTAGTTATGGTGGTTCTAGTATGCTGATCTTGTCCGTTGCTCTAGGGATTGTTTTAAACCTTGAGACCACGGCTAAATTTGAGAAAATGAAAAAAAGGTGA
- a CDS encoding SepM family pheromone-processing serine protease, which produces MKFNKTRNKVFGAIFIFIIVVAFFMMPTGYYLEVPGTAEDTSQFVKVAGKHDKKKGNLLLTTVGIVTGTPFTMLKSLGNNFETVYSQQDLMGDENSQQYFQVQRYAMKSAQNNAIQAAYSKADKQFTKKYLGVYVLNVTDNSDFKNKLEVGDTITSINGYHFNNADQFIKYVKKQDKHSKVKINFMRDDKQKSASGKLVKLPSLKRYGLGITLTDNTEAVGNPPTKINAGNIGGPSAGLMFTLQVYSQVANKDLKAGRTIAGTGTIDPDGTVGPIGGIEKKVYAASEEGATIFFAPDDPVTKEIKKYDPHYVNNYHLALRAAKKLHTKMKIVPVKSLNDAINYLEKTK; this is translated from the coding sequence TTGAAATTTAATAAAACAAGAAATAAAGTTTTTGGCGCTATTTTTATATTTATTATTGTCGTAGCTTTTTTTATGATGCCAACTGGCTATTATTTGGAAGTTCCTGGTACAGCCGAGGATACTTCACAGTTCGTTAAAGTTGCTGGTAAACATGATAAGAAAAAGGGTAATTTATTATTAACGACGGTTGGTATTGTTACTGGAACACCATTTACGATGCTTAAGTCATTAGGAAATAATTTTGAAACAGTTTACTCGCAACAAGATTTAATGGGTGATGAAAATAGTCAGCAGTATTTTCAGGTTCAAAGATATGCTATGAAGTCAGCACAAAATAACGCTATTCAGGCAGCTTATTCCAAGGCTGATAAACAATTTACCAAAAAGTATTTAGGTGTTTATGTATTGAATGTTACAGATAACTCTGACTTTAAGAATAAGTTAGAAGTTGGCGATACAATTACTTCTATTAATGGTTATCATTTTAATAATGCTGATCAATTTATTAAGTATGTTAAGAAACAAGATAAACATTCGAAGGTCAAAATAAATTTCATGCGTGATGACAAGCAGAAATCAGCTTCTGGTAAATTAGTTAAGTTGCCAAGTTTAAAACGCTATGGATTGGGTATTACTTTAACCGATAATACCGAGGCGGTGGGTAATCCGCCAACTAAGATCAATGCTGGTAATATCGGAGGACCTTCAGCTGGTTTGATGTTTACATTGCAAGTTTACTCTCAAGTTGCTAACAAGGATCTAAAGGCTGGCCGGACAATTGCTGGTACCGGAACAATTGATCCAGATGGAACTGTCGGTCCAATTGGCGGGATTGAAAAGAAAGTTTATGCTGCTTCAGAGGAGGGAGCAACGATTTTCTTCGCACCAGATGATCCAGTAACTAAAGAAATTAAGAAGTATGATCCACATTACGTTAACAATTATCATTTAGCATTACGTGCTGCTAAGAAATTGCATACTAAGATGAAGATTGTTCCAGTCAAGAGTCTCAATGATGCGATTAATTATCTTGAAAAAACAAAATGA
- the typA gene encoding translational GTPase TypA: protein MTKRREDIRNIAIIAHVDHGKTTLVNEMLKQSDTLGKHYEIQDRALDSNAIERERGITILSKNTAVDYQGKKINILDTPGHADFGGEVERIMKMVDGVLLVVDAYEGTMPQTRFVLKKALEQHLTPIVVINKIDRPGARPAEVVDEVLELFIELGADDSQLDFPVIYASAINGTSSYSDDPADQEHTMNPLFDTILKTIPAPIDNSDEPLQFQVALLDYNDYVGRIGIGRVFRGKIKVGDNVTVMKLDGSTKNFRVTKLFGFMGLNRVEINEAKAGDLIAVSGMEDIFVGETVTPVDHQEALPLLRIDEPTLKMMFLQNNSPFAGREGTEVTARKIEDRLKKQLHTDVSLKVEDTDQAGAWMVSGRGELHLSILVEEMRREGFELQLSRPEVIYKTVDNQKCEPFEEVTIDTPDEYVGSVIDSMSQRKGDMVNMESTGNGQTKLIFSAPSRGLIGYSTEFLSMTGGYGILNHTFSEYKPVVKNWNPGRRTGALVSINQGPSTTYSLQSVEDRGTLFIGAGVDVYEGMIVGESSRDQDIAVTVTKGKNLTNTRASGKDHAAAIKTPKDMSLEQSIEFLNEDELCEVTPESVRLRKKILNTNERKKFDKQKKNTK, encoded by the coding sequence TTGACTAAGAGAAGAGAAGATATTAGAAACATTGCGATCATCGCTCACGTTGACCACGGTAAGACTACATTAGTTAACGAAATGTTAAAACAATCAGACACACTAGGAAAGCACTATGAAATTCAAGATCGTGCCCTTGATTCAAATGCTATTGAAAGAGAACGTGGTATCACAATCCTTTCTAAGAATACGGCTGTTGATTACCAAGGTAAGAAGATCAATATTTTGGATACACCAGGACACGCGGACTTCGGTGGTGAAGTTGAACGTATCATGAAGATGGTTGATGGTGTACTTCTAGTTGTTGATGCATATGAAGGTACAATGCCTCAAACACGTTTTGTTTTGAAGAAAGCTTTGGAACAACATTTAACACCTATCGTTGTTATTAACAAGATTGATAGACCAGGTGCTCGTCCTGCTGAAGTAGTTGACGAAGTTCTTGAACTATTTATCGAATTAGGTGCTGACGATTCACAACTTGATTTCCCTGTTATTTATGCTTCAGCTATTAACGGAACATCAAGTTACTCAGATGATCCTGCTGATCAAGAACACACAATGAACCCATTGTTTGATACAATTTTGAAGACAATTCCTGCACCAATCGACAACTCAGACGAACCTCTACAATTCCAAGTTGCCTTGCTAGATTACAACGATTACGTTGGTCGTATTGGTATTGGACGTGTCTTCCGTGGAAAGATCAAGGTTGGTGACAATGTTACTGTTATGAAGCTTGATGGTTCTACAAAGAACTTCCGTGTTACTAAGTTATTTGGTTTCATGGGCTTGAACCGTGTTGAAATCAATGAAGCTAAAGCCGGAGACTTAATTGCTGTTTCTGGTATGGAAGATATTTTCGTTGGTGAAACTGTTACACCAGTTGATCATCAAGAAGCACTTCCATTGCTACGTATTGATGAACCAACATTGAAGATGATGTTCCTACAAAACAATTCACCTTTCGCTGGTCGTGAAGGTACAGAAGTTACTGCTAGAAAGATCGAAGACCGTTTGAAGAAACAACTACATACTGATGTTTCATTGAAGGTTGAAGATACTGACCAAGCTGGTGCTTGGATGGTTTCAGGTCGTGGTGAACTTCACTTGTCAATCCTTGTTGAAGAAATGCGTCGTGAAGGCTTCGAATTGCAACTATCACGTCCAGAAGTTATTTACAAGACAGTTGATAACCAAAAGTGTGAACCTTTTGAAGAGGTAACTATTGATACACCTGACGAATACGTTGGTTCAGTTATTGATTCAATGTCACAAAGAAAAGGTGACATGGTTAACATGGAAAGTACAGGAAATGGTCAAACAAAACTTATTTTCTCTGCACCTTCACGTGGTTTGATTGGTTACTCAACAGAATTCCTTTCAATGACTGGTGGTTACGGTATTTTGAACCATACATTCTCAGAATACAAGCCAGTTGTTAAGAACTGGAATCCAGGTAGAAGAACTGGTGCTTTGGTTTCAATTAACCAAGGTCCATCAACTACATACTCACTACAATCAGTTGAAGATCGTGGTACATTATTCATCGGTGCCGGTGTTGATGTATACGAAGGTATGATTGTTGGTGAAAGTAGCCGTGACCAAGATATCGCCGTTACAGTTACAAAGGGTAAGAACCTTACAAATACTCGTGCTTCTGGTAAAGACCACGCTGCTGCTATCAAGACACCTAAGGATATGTCACTAGAACAATCAATCGAATTCCTAAACGAAGACGAACTTTGTGAAGTAACACCTGAAAGTGTTAGATTACGTAAGAAGATCTTGAACACAAACGAACGTAAGAAGTTTGACAAACAAAAGAAAAATACTAAGTAA
- a CDS encoding 2-oxo acid dehydrogenase subunit E2, protein MAYKFKLPELGEGMAEGEIASWLVKEGDTVKEDDSLVEIQNDKSVEELPSPVAGTVKQIVAKEGDTVEIGDTLIVIDDGSPDSGDDETSAPKAEEKAAQAPETASSTPAQPAGPATGSANTNYLAMPSVRQYARDQGVDLAAVTPSGKHGQVTKADVDSYKSGNPVAAAPASASTPAAPAANASAPAQPITPYKSATPELETREKMSLTRKAIAKAMLTSKHTAPHVTSFDDVEVSALMANRKKYKAIAADKGIHLTFLPYIVKALVAVMKEYPELNASIDDSTEEIVYKHYYNVGIATNTEHGLYVPNVKNVDSKGMFEIAKEITENSQAAYDNKLSMDKMSGGSITISNVGSIGGGWFTPVINYPEVAILGVGKIAKEPYVDEDGNIQVGNMLKLSLSYDHRLIDGALAQNALNLLKKLLHDPDMLLMEG, encoded by the coding sequence ATGGCATACAAATTTAAATTACCAGAGCTTGGCGAAGGTATGGCCGAAGGTGAGATTGCTAGCTGGCTAGTAAAAGAGGGAGATACTGTCAAAGAAGATGACTCCTTAGTAGAAATTCAAAATGATAAATCCGTTGAAGAACTACCATCTCCTGTTGCTGGGACTGTTAAACAAATTGTAGCTAAAGAAGGAGATACCGTAGAAATCGGTGATACATTGATCGTAATTGACGATGGTTCTCCTGACAGTGGCGATGATGAAACATCAGCTCCAAAGGCAGAAGAGAAAGCAGCACAAGCTCCTGAGACTGCTTCATCAACACCTGCACAACCTGCTGGTCCCGCTACTGGTTCGGCAAATACAAACTACTTAGCAATGCCATCAGTTCGTCAATATGCCCGTGATCAAGGAGTTGATCTTGCTGCTGTTACACCAAGTGGTAAACATGGTCAAGTCACGAAAGCGGATGTTGACTCCTATAAGAGTGGTAATCCAGTTGCAGCAGCTCCTGCTTCAGCTAGTACTCCAGCTGCACCTGCAGCAAATGCCAGTGCACCTGCACAACCAATTACCCCTTACAAATCAGCTACACCTGAACTTGAAACTCGTGAAAAGATGTCACTTACAAGAAAAGCTATTGCAAAGGCAATGTTGACAAGCAAGCACACAGCTCCACACGTTACAAGTTTTGATGATGTTGAAGTTTCAGCTTTGATGGCCAATAGAAAGAAATATAAGGCAATTGCTGCTGATAAAGGTATTCATTTGACATTCTTGCCATATATCGTCAAAGCCTTAGTGGCCGTTATGAAAGAATATCCAGAATTAAATGCTTCAATTGATGATTCAACTGAAGAAATCGTCTACAAGCATTATTACAACGTCGGTATTGCAACAAATACTGAACATGGATTATACGTTCCAAATGTTAAGAACGTTGATTCTAAAGGTATGTTTGAAATTGCTAAAGAAATCACTGAAAATAGTCAAGCTGCTTACGACAACAAGTTAAGCATGGATAAGATGAGTGGTGGTTCTATTACAATCAGTAACGTTGGTTCAATCGGTGGTGGCTGGTTCACACCAGTTATCAATTACCCAGAAGTTGCAATTCTTGGTGTTGGTAAGATTGCTAAAGAACCATATGTTGATGAAGATGGCAATATTCAAGTAGGTAATATGTTGAAGTTATCATTGAGCTATGATCACAGATTGATTGATGGTGCCTTAGCCCAAAATGCTTTAAATCTCTTGAAGAAATTGTTGCATGATCCAGATATGTTATTAATGGAGGGCTAA
- a CDS encoding helix-hairpin-helix domain-containing protein produces MIEVFDYCKRNRGYILLGLMVLFLGSGYFFTHKEHSEVKNDIKTESPKVDKKPQVKNNKESKSDILIVDVQGAVKTPGVYRLKKGAIVQDALKMAGGAISTADLKQLNQAKRITDQMQVYVPVIGEKGSANNSGATGSNGGGDKKVVNINTATAEDFKNVSGIGPKKAEKIIAFREKNGEFKQLHDLTKVSGIGEKSLDSLKDQLTV; encoded by the coding sequence ATGATAGAAGTTTTTGATTATTGTAAACGTAATCGAGGTTATATTTTATTGGGATTAATGGTGTTATTTTTAGGAAGCGGATATTTTTTCACGCATAAAGAACATTCGGAAGTGAAAAATGACATTAAGACTGAATCCCCAAAGGTGGATAAAAAACCACAAGTGAAAAATAACAAAGAATCTAAGTCTGATATTTTAATCGTGGATGTTCAAGGAGCGGTAAAAACGCCTGGGGTCTACCGACTTAAAAAGGGAGCAATTGTTCAAGATGCACTGAAGATGGCTGGAGGAGCAATATCGACTGCTGATTTGAAACAATTGAATCAGGCTAAGCGAATAACGGACCAAATGCAAGTTTATGTACCTGTTATCGGCGAGAAGGGCAGTGCAAATAATTCTGGTGCAACTGGCAGTAATGGTGGTGGTGATAAAAAAGTGGTCAATATTAATACTGCAACTGCTGAAGATTTTAAAAATGTTTCTGGAATTGGTCCCAAAAAAGCTGAGAAAATTATTGCCTTTCGAGAGAAAAATGGGGAATTTAAACAGTTGCACGATCTCACAAAAGTTTCAGGTATTGGTGAGAAGAGTCTGGATTCTTTAAAAGATCAACTGACAGTTTAG
- the rsmD gene encoding 16S rRNA (guanine(966)-N(2))-methyltransferase RsmD: MKVVSGKFRGLNLKAVPTNNTRPTSAKVKEAVFSMISPYMVDGVALDLFAGTGSLGIEAVSRGYEKAYLVDKAYKAINTIKENIEKTHAEDSFVIMKTAATEALQKFAADGIKFDLVFLDPPYRMKITEQIIKDMVEQNLLNPDAIIVDETDYDIDLGDFDGIELLKEKRYKDTKVALYQFGG; this comes from the coding sequence ATGAAAGTTGTTTCTGGAAAATTTCGTGGTTTAAATTTAAAAGCAGTCCCAACCAATAATACCCGTCCCACTTCAGCTAAAGTTAAAGAAGCTGTTTTTAGTATGATTTCACCATATATGGTTGATGGAGTGGCTTTGGACTTATTCGCTGGTACTGGTAGTTTAGGTATTGAGGCCGTGTCCCGTGGGTATGAAAAGGCATATTTAGTTGATAAAGCGTATAAGGCTATTAATACAATTAAAGAAAATATTGAAAAGACCCATGCTGAAGACAGTTTTGTCATTATGAAAACAGCAGCTACTGAAGCATTACAAAAATTTGCGGCTGATGGTATTAAATTTGATTTAGTTTTCCTAGATCCACCTTATCGGATGAAAATAACTGAGCAAATCATTAAAGATATGGTTGAACAGAATTTGTTAAATCCTGATGCGATTATCGTAGATGAGACTGATTATGATATTGATTTAGGTGATTTTGACGGTATCGAGTTATTAAAGGAAAAACGTTATAAGGATACGAAAGTAGCGTTGTATCAATTTGGAGGATAG
- a CDS encoding YlbG family protein, with amino-acid sequence MYKKVERQALYVWVYSLKWRKKLQRYGTIYYTSPKMKYVMLYVNSNRASEIKKELIAKNYVKRVALAHRKELDEHFVLKSNSTDEED; translated from the coding sequence ATGTATAAAAAGGTAGAGCGTCAGGCATTGTACGTCTGGGTCTACTCATTAAAATGGAGAAAAAAATTACAACGTTACGGTACGATTTATTACACTTCTCCAAAAATGAAATATGTGATGCTGTATGTTAATTCAAATCGAGCATCGGAAATTAAAAAAGAATTGATTGCCAAAAATTATGTAAAACGCGTGGCTTTAGCTCATCGTAAAGAGCTAGACGAGCATTTTGTTTTAAAATCAAATAGCACTGATGAGGAAGATTAA
- the lpdA gene encoding dihydrolipoyl dehydrogenase has product MAENVIEKDTVIIGSGPGGYVAAIRASELGQDVTVIEKSDTVGGVCLNVGCVPSKALITAGHRLQQAKDSSTYGITTSDATIDFTKTQAWKDEKVVARMTGGVQMLLKKHHVELINGEAYLDSDTQLRVMPSGPRQFMDNGGGQTIKFKNLILATGSRPIEIRGFKFDDRVIDSTGGLNLKEVPKEFIIIGGGYVGTELAGAYADLGSHVTILEGSPSIIPNFEKDMVSIVKKNLEKKGVTIITNAMAKKSENKGDSVDVTYEVDGKPTTLSADYCMVTVGRRPNTDNFGLEMTNVKTTDRGLVEVDEQGKTSVDHIYAIGDITPGPALAHKAFFEAKTVAGAISGKNTANDYIGVPAVCFTDPELASVGLTEQDAKDKNIEVKVAKFPFAGNARAVSLDAAEGFVKLVAQKDTGTLLGGQIVGPGASDLISELSVAVNCQLNAEDIALTIHPHPTLGEPIQEAADILIGYPTHI; this is encoded by the coding sequence ATGGCAGAAAACGTAATAGAAAAAGATACCGTTATTATTGGTTCAGGCCCTGGTGGTTACGTTGCCGCAATCAGAGCTTCAGAACTTGGACAAGATGTTACCGTAATTGAAAAGTCTGATACCGTTGGTGGTGTTTGTCTAAATGTTGGTTGTGTTCCATCAAAAGCTTTAATTACAGCTGGACACAGACTTCAACAAGCTAAAGATTCTTCAACATACGGAATTACCACAAGTGATGCCACAATTGACTTTACCAAGACGCAAGCTTGGAAAGATGAAAAAGTTGTTGCCAGAATGACTGGCGGTGTTCAAATGCTTTTGAAGAAACATCACGTTGAATTAATCAATGGTGAAGCATATTTGGACAGTGATACACAATTACGTGTTATGCCAAGTGGTCCTAGACAATTTATGGATAACGGTGGTGGTCAAACCATCAAGTTTAAGAATTTGATTTTGGCAACTGGTAGTCGTCCTATTGAAATTAGAGGTTTCAAGTTTGATGATCGTGTGATTGATTCAACCGGTGGTTTGAATTTGAAAGAAGTTCCTAAGGAATTCATCATCATTGGTGGTGGTTATGTCGGAACTGAATTAGCTGGTGCTTATGCCGACCTTGGTTCACACGTTACAATTCTTGAAGGCTCACCAAGCATTATTCCTAATTTTGAAAAAGATATGGTTTCAATCGTTAAAAAGAACCTTGAGAAAAAAGGCGTTACGATTATTACTAATGCCATGGCTAAGAAGAGTGAAAATAAAGGTGATAGCGTCGATGTTACATATGAAGTTGACGGTAAACCAACAACTCTTAGTGCTGACTACTGTATGGTAACTGTTGGTCGTCGTCCTAACACAGATAACTTTGGCTTGGAAATGACAAATGTTAAAACAACTGACAGAGGTCTGGTCGAAGTCGATGAACAAGGAAAGACTTCAGTTGATCACATTTATGCCATTGGTGACATTACTCCAGGTCCAGCTTTGGCTCACAAAGCTTTCTTTGAAGCTAAGACAGTTGCTGGAGCAATTTCTGGTAAGAATACAGCAAATGATTACATTGGCGTTCCTGCCGTTTGTTTCACTGATCCTGAGTTAGCTAGTGTCGGTTTGACAGAACAAGATGCTAAAGATAAGAATATTGAAGTAAAAGTAGCTAAATTCCCATTTGCTGGTAATGCTCGTGCCGTTTCATTGGATGCTGCTGAAGGATTTGTTAAATTAGTAGCTCAAAAGGATACCGGTACATTATTGGGTGGTCAAATTGTTGGACCAGGTGCCAGTGATTTGATTTCTGAATTGAGTGTTGCTGTAAATTGTCAATTGAATGCGGAAGATATTGCTCTTACAATTCATCCACATCCAACATTAGGCGAACCAATTCAAGAAGCTGCCGATATTTTGATTGGTTATCCAACACATATTTAG